One genomic region from Halorussus rarus encodes:
- the thsA gene encoding thermosome subunit alpha — MGNQPMIVLSEDSQRTQGKDAQSMNITAGTAVAEAVRTTLGPKGMDKMLVDSTGEVVVTNDGVTILKEMDIEHPAANMVVEVSETQEDEVGDGTTTAVVVAGELLEKAEDLLEQDIHATTLAQGYRQASEKAKELLEEKAIDVDADDTETLEKIASTAMTGKGAENAKEMLSELVVRAVQSVADEEGIDTDNVKVETVVGGSIDQSELVEGVIVDKERVHENMPYFVEDANVALLDDALEIQETEIDAEVNVTDPDQLQQFLDQEEEQLREMVDKLEEVGTDVVFVDGGIDDMAQHFLAEAGIIAVRRAKSDDLSKLARSTGANIVSNVDDIEADDLGFAGSVAQKDVGGDQRIFVEDVEEAKSVSLILRGGTEHVVDEVERAIEDSLGVVRVTLEDGKVVPGGGAPETELALELRDYADSVGGREQLAVEAFADTLEVIPRTLAENAGLDPIDSLVDLRSRHDGGEFNSGLDAYTGEVVDMEEDGVVEPLRVKTQAIESATEAAVMLLRIDDVIAAGDLKGGQVDGDDGGDGGPGAGGPGGGMGGGMGGMGGMGGMGGAM; from the coding sequence ATGGGCAACCAGCCGATGATCGTACTTTCCGAGGACAGCCAGCGCACCCAGGGGAAGGATGCGCAGTCGATGAACATCACCGCCGGGACGGCAGTCGCCGAGGCCGTCCGGACCACGCTCGGCCCGAAAGGGATGGACAAGATGCTCGTCGACTCGACGGGCGAGGTCGTCGTCACGAACGACGGCGTCACCATCCTGAAGGAGATGGACATCGAGCACCCCGCGGCCAACATGGTCGTCGAGGTCTCCGAGACCCAGGAGGACGAGGTCGGCGACGGGACGACCACCGCGGTCGTCGTCGCCGGTGAGCTCCTCGAGAAGGCCGAGGACCTCCTCGAACAGGACATCCACGCCACCACCCTCGCGCAGGGGTACCGCCAGGCCTCCGAGAAGGCCAAGGAGCTCCTCGAGGAGAAGGCCATCGACGTCGACGCCGACGACACCGAGACCCTCGAGAAGATCGCGTCGACGGCGATGACCGGCAAGGGCGCGGAGAACGCCAAGGAGATGCTCTCCGAGCTCGTCGTGCGCGCGGTCCAGAGCGTCGCCGACGAGGAGGGCATCGACACGGACAACGTCAAGGTCGAGACGGTCGTCGGCGGCTCCATCGACCAGTCCGAGCTCGTCGAGGGCGTCATCGTGGACAAGGAGCGCGTCCACGAGAACATGCCCTACTTCGTCGAGGACGCCAACGTCGCGCTGCTCGACGACGCCCTCGAGATCCAGGAGACCGAGATCGACGCCGAGGTCAACGTCACCGACCCCGACCAGCTCCAGCAGTTCCTCGACCAGGAGGAGGAGCAGCTCCGCGAGATGGTCGACAAGCTCGAGGAAGTCGGCACCGACGTCGTCTTCGTCGACGGCGGCATCGACGACATGGCCCAGCACTTCCTCGCGGAAGCGGGCATCATCGCGGTCCGCCGCGCCAAGTCCGACGACCTGAGCAAGCTCGCCCGCTCGACCGGTGCGAACATCGTCAGCAACGTCGACGACATCGAGGCCGACGACCTCGGCTTCGCGGGCTCGGTCGCCCAGAAGGACGTCGGCGGCGACCAGCGCATCTTCGTCGAGGACGTCGAGGAGGCCAAGTCCGTCAGCCTCATCCTGCGCGGCGGCACCGAGCACGTCGTCGACGAGGTCGAGCGCGCCATCGAGGACAGCCTCGGCGTCGTGCGCGTCACCCTCGAGGACGGCAAGGTCGTCCCCGGCGGCGGCGCGCCCGAGACCGAGCTCGCGCTCGAACTCCGCGACTACGCCGACTCCGTGGGCGGCCGCGAGCAGCTCGCCGTCGAGGCGTTCGCCGACACCCTCGAGGTCATCCCGCGCACCCTCGCCGAGAACGCGGGCCTCGACCCCATCGACAGCCTGGTCGACCTCCGCAGCAGGCACGACGGCGGCGAGTTCAACTCGGGTCTCGACGCCTACACCGGCGAGGTCGTCGACATGGAGGAGGACGGCGTCGTCGAGCCCCTCCGCGTGAAGACCCAGGCCATCGAGTCCGCCACCGAGGCGGCCGTCATGCTGCTGCGCATCGACGACGTCATCGCCGCGGGCGACCTGAAGGGCGGTCAGGTCGACGGCGACGACGGCGGCGACGGCGGTCCCGGTGCCGGCGGCCCCGGCGGCGGCATGGGCGGCGGCATGGGCGGCATGGGCGGTATGGGCGGCATGGGCGGTGCGATGTGA
- a CDS encoding TrkH family potassium uptake protein has product MGWDRRTTLWNAGRALEYFSGVVASLVVVSLLSGEYYAAPGVLGSALATFLAGVGFKRAGTAPESRDKALSYASAAAVWLVVGAFAALPFLSVAWTVVLRPTLASAPPLSSTIAAFRSPANALFEAVSGLTGTGLTVTPHENRLPATLQFWRSLLQWIGGVGIVVLVVLVFESTGPLAHYYEIEIPVGEMELRPADPRAMLLAFSIATVASVAVLRAVGMSAWAALNHGMTAISTGGFTVTDASVAGYGVPVQAALIPIMAVGAIPVPVYYLALRGNLREFYVDLQSRWLWVSLWVGSVAVVGLLALDVTYPSVGTAVLHGTFQFVSAMTCAGFATASVGSWPTASLVVVTLGMFVGGAMGSTAAGIKVIRGISLVNGTWHRVTNVFFPGGDTAYRDAAASESSYIGSISTRHAASNYDDASFVAFLWFGTFVFGVLALTVVMPDSTPLAHVIFDVASAVSAVGLTTGITGAGMPTAAKLTLVAVMWAGRLEVFPVLVLLRSLVGFDDDAFEVDQKPDD; this is encoded by the coding sequence ATGGGGTGGGACCGCCGCACCACGTTGTGGAACGCCGGCCGGGCGCTCGAGTACTTCAGTGGCGTCGTCGCGTCGCTGGTCGTCGTCTCGCTCCTCAGCGGCGAGTACTACGCCGCGCCCGGCGTTCTGGGTTCGGCGCTCGCGACGTTCCTCGCGGGCGTCGGGTTCAAACGGGCGGGCACCGCTCCGGAGTCCCGCGACAAGGCGCTGAGCTACGCGTCGGCCGCGGCCGTCTGGCTCGTCGTCGGCGCGTTCGCCGCGCTCCCGTTCCTCTCGGTCGCGTGGACGGTCGTGCTCCGGCCGACGCTGGCGTCGGCGCCGCCGCTCTCGTCGACCATCGCCGCGTTCCGGTCGCCGGCCAACGCGCTGTTCGAGGCGGTGAGCGGGCTCACCGGCACGGGGCTCACGGTGACGCCCCACGAGAACCGGCTGCCGGCGACGCTCCAGTTCTGGCGGTCGCTCCTCCAGTGGATCGGCGGTGTCGGCATCGTCGTCCTGGTCGTGTTGGTGTTCGAGTCGACCGGCCCGCTCGCGCACTACTACGAGATCGAGATTCCCGTCGGTGAGATGGAGCTTCGACCGGCCGACCCGCGCGCGATGCTGCTCGCGTTCTCGATCGCCACGGTCGCGTCGGTCGCGGTCCTTCGGGCGGTCGGGATGTCGGCGTGGGCGGCGCTCAACCACGGCATGACCGCCATCTCGACCGGCGGATTCACGGTCACCGACGCGAGCGTCGCAGGCTACGGCGTCCCCGTGCAGGCCGCGCTGATACCCATCATGGCGGTCGGAGCTATCCCGGTTCCGGTGTACTACCTGGCGCTCCGAGGGAACCTCCGGGAGTTCTACGTCGACCTCCAGTCGCGGTGGTTGTGGGTGTCGCTCTGGGTCGGGTCGGTCGCGGTCGTCGGACTGCTCGCGCTCGACGTGACGTACCCGTCGGTCGGGACGGCCGTCCTGCACGGGACGTTCCAGTTCGTGTCGGCGATGACGTGCGCCGGGTTCGCCACCGCGTCGGTGGGCTCGTGGCCGACCGCTTCGCTCGTCGTCGTGACCCTCGGGATGTTCGTCGGCGGTGCCATGGGCTCGACCGCGGCGGGGATCAAGGTGATCCGGGGAATCAGCCTCGTCAATGGGACGTGGCACAGGGTGACGAACGTGTTCTTCCCCGGCGGCGACACGGCGTACCGGGACGCGGCGGCCAGCGAGTCGTCGTACATCGGTTCCATCAGCACCCGCCACGCCGCGTCCAACTACGACGACGCGTCGTTCGTGGCGTTCCTGTGGTTCGGGACGTTCGTCTTCGGCGTCCTCGCGCTCACCGTGGTCATGCCCGACTCGACTCCACTCGCGCACGTCATCTTCGACGTCGCCAGCGCGGTCAGCGCGGTCGGGCTCACGACCGGCATCACGGGCGCGGGGATGCCGACCGCGGCCAAACTCACGCTGGTGGCCGTGATGTGGGCCGGCCGCCTCGAGGTGTTCCCGGTCCTCGTCTTGCTCCGGAGCCTGGTCGGCTTCGACGACGACGCGTTCGAGGTGGACCAGAAACCGGACGACTGA
- a CDS encoding helix-turn-helix domain-containing protein, translated as MSLIAEFSLRSPELALASALDAAPEATVELEHQLAAGSDAPQMTFWAAGGDFERLEAGLVGDETVRDHDVVEELGGRRLYRARLDAERIRPIYPIYQRLGASPMAATGSTDGWNRRVRFPDRDSVVEMRRACLDRDVEFRLHRLYTPGEGPLEDEYGLSPEQRRALVTAERVGYFEVPRDVGLDDLGEELDISGQSASERVRRGVSELVSNTVLSEF; from the coding sequence ATGAGTCTCATCGCCGAGTTCTCCCTCCGGTCCCCGGAACTCGCGCTGGCGTCGGCGCTCGACGCCGCCCCGGAGGCGACCGTCGAACTCGAACACCAGCTGGCGGCCGGTTCCGACGCGCCCCAGATGACGTTCTGGGCGGCCGGCGGCGACTTCGAGCGGCTGGAGGCGGGACTCGTCGGCGACGAGACGGTCCGGGACCACGACGTCGTCGAGGAGCTCGGCGGCCGGAGGCTCTACCGCGCGCGACTCGACGCCGAGCGCATCCGGCCCATCTACCCCATCTACCAGCGGCTCGGCGCGTCGCCGATGGCCGCCACGGGGTCGACCGACGGCTGGAATCGACGGGTCCGGTTCCCCGACCGGGACTCGGTGGTCGAGATGCGCCGGGCCTGCCTCGACAGGGACGTCGAGTTCCGGCTCCACCGGCTCTACACGCCCGGGGAGGGGCCGCTCGAGGACGAGTACGGCCTGAGCCCCGAGCAGCGGCGGGCGCTGGTGACCGCCGAGCGCGTGGGCTACTTCGAGGTGCCCCGGGACGTGGGGCTGGACGACCTGGGCGAGGAGCTCGACATCAGCGGCCAGTCGGCCTCCGAGCGCGTCCGCCGCGGCGTCTCGGAACTGGTCTCGAACACGGTGCTGAGCGAGTTCTGA
- the lrp gene encoding HTH-type transcriptional regulator Lrp, whose translation MTYENLDAKLVNELLGDGRASLRSLAEDLDVSVTTVSNHLKDLESEGIIEGYTPKLDYDALGYDVTAIIQLKVEGNALPDVTETLRNHDQMISVYEVTGDYDIIAVGKFTDTDGMNRGIKSLLTDPDIKESNTSVVLNAASEHEQFELDVE comes from the coding sequence ATGACGTACGAAAACCTCGACGCGAAGTTGGTGAATGAACTCCTGGGCGACGGACGCGCCAGTCTCCGGAGCCTCGCGGAGGACCTCGACGTGTCGGTGACGACCGTCTCGAACCACCTCAAGGACCTCGAGTCGGAGGGCATCATCGAGGGGTACACGCCCAAGCTCGACTACGACGCGCTTGGCTACGACGTGACCGCCATCATCCAGCTCAAGGTCGAGGGCAACGCCCTGCCCGACGTGACCGAGACGCTCCGGAACCACGACCAGATGATCAGCGTCTACGAGGTCACCGGCGACTACGACATCATCGCGGTCGGGAAGTTCACCGACACCGACGGGATGAACCGCGGCATCAAGAGCCTGCTCACCGACCCCGACATCAAGGAGAGCAACACGAGCGTCGTGCTCAACGCCGCCAGCGAACACGAGCAGTTCGAACTCGACGTCGAGTAG